A genomic window from Candidatus Omnitrophota bacterium includes:
- the rplM gene encoding 50S ribosomal protein L13, translating into MVKKEEKISEKWFIVDAEGKILGRVAVAVARVLSGKNKPTYRRDFNTGDGVVVVNAAKIKVTGNKLKAKEYDWYSGYPGGRRSEMLGDLLVRKPEYVITHAVKGMLPKNKVGKSALGKLKVFAGKEHNMAAQKPEPLKV; encoded by the coding sequence ATGGTGAAAAAGGAAGAAAAAATATCGGAAAAATGGTTTATAGTCGATGCCGAAGGCAAGATCCTGGGAAGGGTCGCCGTGGCTGTCGCGCGCGTACTTTCGGGCAAAAATAAGCCCACGTACCGCAGGGATTTCAATACCGGCGACGGGGTAGTCGTCGTGAACGCCGCAAAGATAAAAGTGACCGGCAATAAGCTGAAGGCAAAAGAATATGACTGGTATTCGGGCTATCCCGGCGGCAGGAGATCCGAGATGTTAGGGGATCTGCTCGTGAGGAAGCCGGAATACGTCATTACCCACGCGGTGAAAGGCATGCTGCCGAAGAACAAGGTCGGGAAGAGCGCGTTGGGCAAATTGAAAGTATTCGCGGGCAAGGAACATAACATGGCGGCCCAGAAACCCGAACCTTTAAAGGTATAA
- the rpsI gene encoding 30S ribosomal protein S9: protein MEAQALFLGTGRRKESTARVILKPGSGQFVVNKRTIDDYFPRETLRGILREPLEATQTAAKYDIFVNVAGGGVASQAGAVRLGIARALLKADATFRSVLRGKGLLTRDPRMKERKKYGQKGARSHFQWTKR, encoded by the coding sequence ATGGAAGCGCAGGCATTATTTTTAGGTACAGGAAGAAGGAAAGAGTCGACGGCCAGGGTCATATTGAAACCCGGCTCAGGCCAGTTCGTCGTCAATAAAAGGACTATCGATGATTATTTTCCGAGGGAGACGCTTAGGGGCATCCTCAGGGAACCGCTTGAAGCGACACAGACCGCGGCCAAATACGACATTTTTGTGAATGTCGCAGGCGGCGGCGTCGCAAGCCAGGCTGGCGCTGTGCGTTTGGGCATAGCCCGCGCCTTGCTCAAGGCGGATGCTACTTTCCGTTCCGTTCTCCGCGGCAAAGGCCTTTTGACCCGCGATCCGCGCATGAAGGAACGTAAAAAGTACGGACAAAAAGGAGCCCGCAGCCATTTCCAGTGGACTAAACGTTAG
- the argC gene encoding N-acetyl-gamma-glutamyl-phosphate reductase, with translation MAKEKLKVAVVGATGYAGCELIKILLVHPEVTITSVSGKVEKAEKISEIFPLFKGRLGLVCGNVDVPAISKAADLIFLALPHKVSMLFVPDFLKAGKKVVDLSADYRLKDTGVYEKWYGAKHTSVELLKEAVYGLPELHKKEIEKSKFIANPGCYPTGSILGSAPLVSKGLVDTDQIIVDSKSGVTGAGRAASLALNFAELNENFKAYKINQHQHMPEIDQELSIAAGSKIGVTFTPHLVPMNKGILSTIYFTLKKEATTAELLSLYKQFYKGAPFVRVLDEGIFPETKHVYSTNFCDIGIKTAGKRVIVITAIDNLWKGAASQAVQNMNLMMGFGETAGLI, from the coding sequence ATGGCAAAAGAAAAACTTAAAGTAGCGGTGGTCGGCGCGACCGGTTATGCCGGCTGCGAGCTGATAAAGATACTGCTGGTCCATCCGGAGGTAACGATAACTTCGGTAAGCGGCAAGGTTGAGAAGGCCGAGAAGATATCGGAGATATTCCCGCTATTCAAAGGCCGGCTTGGCCTTGTATGCGGCAATGTCGACGTTCCGGCCATATCGAAGGCGGCAGACCTGATATTCCTGGCGCTTCCGCATAAGGTCTCGATGCTCTTCGTCCCTGATTTTTTGAAGGCGGGAAAGAAGGTCGTCGACCTGAGCGCGGATTACAGGCTCAAAGATACAGGCGTATACGAGAAATGGTACGGCGCGAAACACACGAGCGTGGAGCTGCTTAAGGAAGCGGTATACGGGCTTCCGGAACTTCATAAGAAAGAGATAGAAAAGTCCAAGTTCATAGCGAACCCGGGATGTTATCCGACCGGCTCGATACTCGGAAGCGCCCCGTTGGTGAGTAAAGGCCTCGTCGATACGGACCAGATCATCGTCGACTCGAAATCCGGCGTTACCGGGGCAGGCAGGGCGGCTTCGCTGGCGCTTAATTTCGCGGAATTAAACGAGAACTTCAAGGCATACAAGATAAACCAGCACCAGCATATGCCTGAGATAGACCAGGAGCTTTCTATCGCGGCGGGCTCGAAGATAGGCGTCACGTTCACCCCGCATCTGGTGCCGATGAACAAAGGGATACTCTCGACGATATATTTCACGCTGAAGAAAGAGGCGACCACCGCAGAGCTGCTGTCGCTTTATAAACAGTTCTACAAAGGCGCGCCGTTCGTCAGGGTGCTGGATGAGGGCATATTCCCGGAGACGAAGCACGTCTACAGCACGAACTTTTGCGATATCGGTATAAAAACGGCGGGAAAGCGGGTTATAGTGATCACCGCGATAGATAACCTTTGGAAAGGCGCCGCATCGCAGGCGGTCCAGAACATGAATTTGATGATGGGATTCGGCGAAACTGCGGGCCTTATTTAA